One region of Terricaulis silvestris genomic DNA includes:
- a CDS encoding DUF1624 domain-containing protein: MTETTATPGIQAHGPSAAIAAGGRISEIDMMRGLVIVLMALDHVRDYFFNGAGMVGVGGALLDPATTTPAIYITRWITHLCAPTFVFLAGVSAYLQFAKGKPIPQLSRFLLTRGLWLIFLEATVLSFGWSFGFPYAFFMQVIWAIGICMLALAALVWLPRMAVLAIGVAIIAGHNLLDPITTEQGGGLLWTVLHEGGPIIVGETPIGLVAYPVLPWIGIIALGYGLGGVFTEAPEKRNRTIFFIGLGMLAAFFLLRFAMVYGDPAFPTGPEAEWKDWREQSSLGAAIMVFFDVQKYPPSLQFTLGTLGIMLTLWPLLTRLRGPVASVLTTFGAVPFFFYLLHVYLIHLLAIAANAAMGRNVGGLFDYMINVFIHPERLAGLGFSLPWVYVAWFTVLVLLYPLCRYWQQLKARRRDWWLSYL; the protein is encoded by the coding sequence ATGACTGAAACGACTGCCACGCCAGGCATACAGGCGCATGGTCCTTCCGCGGCGATTGCCGCGGGCGGGCGCATTTCCGAGATCGACATGATGCGCGGCCTCGTCATCGTCCTGATGGCGCTGGACCATGTGCGCGACTATTTCTTCAACGGCGCAGGGATGGTCGGCGTCGGCGGCGCGTTGCTCGATCCGGCGACGACAACGCCCGCCATCTACATCACGCGCTGGATCACGCACCTCTGCGCGCCGACGTTCGTGTTCCTCGCCGGCGTCTCGGCCTATCTCCAATTCGCAAAAGGCAAACCGATCCCGCAACTGTCGCGCTTTCTACTGACGCGTGGTCTGTGGCTGATCTTTCTCGAAGCCACGGTGCTGAGCTTCGGCTGGTCGTTTGGCTTTCCGTACGCTTTTTTCATGCAAGTGATCTGGGCGATCGGGATCTGCATGCTGGCGCTTGCCGCTCTGGTGTGGCTGCCGCGCATGGCGGTGCTGGCGATCGGCGTCGCGATCATTGCCGGCCACAACCTGCTCGATCCGATTACGACTGAACAGGGCGGCGGCTTGTTGTGGACGGTGCTGCACGAAGGCGGGCCGATCATCGTCGGTGAAACGCCGATTGGCCTGGTCGCTTATCCCGTGCTGCCATGGATCGGCATCATCGCACTGGGCTACGGGCTGGGGGGCGTGTTCACGGAGGCGCCCGAGAAGCGCAACCGCACCATCTTCTTCATCGGTCTCGGCATGCTGGCGGCGTTCTTTCTGCTGCGCTTTGCGATGGTCTATGGCGATCCCGCATTTCCGACCGGGCCGGAGGCCGAGTGGAAGGATTGGCGCGAGCAATCGTCGCTCGGCGCCGCCATCATGGTGTTCTTCGACGTGCAGAAATATCCGCCGTCGCTGCAGTTCACGCTGGGGACGCTTGGCATCATGCTGACGTTGTGGCCGCTGCTCACACGGCTGCGTGGGCCGGTGGCGTCGGTGCTAACCACGTTCGGCGCGGTGCCGTTCTTCTTCTATTTGCTGCACGTCTATCTGATCCACCTGCTGGCCATCGCAGCCAATGCCGCAATGGGGCGCAATGTTGGCGGCTTGTTCGACTACATGATCAACGTCTTCATCCACCCCGAACGGCTCGCAGGCCTCGGCTTTTCGCTGCCGTGGGTCTACGTCGCCTGGTTCACCGTGCTGGTGCTGCTTTATCCGCTCTGCCGCTATTGGCAGCAGCTGAAGGCGCGGCGGCGCGATTGGTGGCTGTCGTATCTCTAA
- a CDS encoding ChrR family anti-sigma-E factor has protein sequence MNPRHHPTADVLAAYSAGALEAGFGLVVGAHVETCSACRASVLTYEAASGAALKELPSADVAADALTRVMSRLDEAPAPVLARDTRPLLERLPLKPRKWIAPGVWVAAVDTPHAPNNRVYLLSVKPGMPTARHEHSGAEFCTVLQGAYRDELGLFSTGDFAATDTDVNHQPVVQGDEDCICLFATEGRLKPKGLLGRIAFAYADV, from the coding sequence GTGAACCCGCGTCATCACCCCACCGCCGATGTCCTTGCCGCCTATTCCGCTGGAGCGCTTGAGGCTGGGTTTGGTCTTGTCGTCGGCGCGCATGTGGAGACGTGCTCCGCTTGCCGGGCTAGCGTGCTCACGTATGAGGCGGCGTCAGGCGCTGCGCTGAAAGAGTTGCCGAGCGCCGATGTGGCCGCCGATGCGCTGACGCGCGTGATGAGCCGGCTCGATGAGGCGCCGGCGCCTGTCCTGGCGCGTGACACGCGTCCGTTGCTGGAGCGCTTGCCGCTGAAGCCGCGCAAGTGGATCGCACCCGGTGTCTGGGTGGCAGCAGTGGATACGCCGCACGCGCCGAACAATCGCGTCTACCTGCTCTCGGTGAAACCCGGCATGCCGACTGCGCGGCACGAGCACTCCGGCGCTGAGTTTTGCACGGTGTTGCAAGGCGCCTACCGCGACGAACTCGGGCTGTTCTCGACCGGCGATTTCGCGGCGACGGACACCGACGTGAACCACCAGCCGGTGGTGCAGGGCGATGAGGACTGCATCTGCCTCTTCGCGACCGAAGGCCGGCTGAAACCAAAGGGTCTGCTCGGTCGGATCGCGTTCGCTTACGCGGATGTGTAG
- a CDS encoding sigma-70 family RNA polymerase sigma factor, which translates to MHSRVEDTDEALLVRIAGGDRDAFALVFCKYAAKVKGYLIRLGAAGAIAEDLAQDAMVNIWRRAASFDPNKAKASTWIFVIARNAWIDRLRREKVELAYRAFVDQPEESGDESPDDAAARAQSEERISAALLALSDEQRQVVQLSFFEDRPHSEIAERLDLPLGTVKSRLRLALIKLRAHWEQLK; encoded by the coding sequence GTGCATAGCCGCGTCGAGGACACGGACGAGGCATTGCTGGTGCGGATCGCCGGCGGCGACCGCGACGCGTTCGCGCTCGTGTTCTGCAAGTATGCGGCGAAGGTGAAGGGCTATCTGATCCGCCTCGGGGCCGCCGGCGCCATCGCCGAGGATTTGGCGCAAGATGCGATGGTGAACATCTGGCGGCGCGCCGCTTCGTTTGATCCGAACAAAGCCAAAGCGTCGACTTGGATTTTCGTTATCGCCCGCAACGCCTGGATCGATCGGCTGCGGCGGGAGAAGGTCGAACTCGCCTATCGGGCGTTCGTCGATCAGCCAGAAGAGAGCGGCGATGAATCTCCGGACGATGCCGCGGCGCGTGCGCAGTCCGAAGAGCGGATTTCGGCGGCGCTCTTGGCGCTTTCAGACGAGCAGCGCCAAGTGGTGCAGCTCTCGTTCTTCGAGGATCGGCCGCACTCCGAAATCGCTGAGCGACTCGATCTGCCGCTCGGCACTGTAAAATCACGTCTGCGTCTTGCGCTTATAAAGCTGCGCGCGCATTGGGAGCAGTTGAAGTGA
- a CDS encoding NAD(P)/FAD-dependent oxidoreductase gives MAFSSSGATRRQNIAVIGSGIAGMSAAWLLSRKHEVTLFEKNDRLGGHSNTVNVKTSLGDTPVDAGFIVFNDLTYPNLVALFEELGVATKTSDMSFGVSLNGGQMEYSSVGASAFLCGGRNLFSPRFWSMTLDLMRFYKQAPLELLATRESMISLGEYLKLGGYGDAFQRDHLLPQAAAIWSASLAEIHHYPACAFVRFFENHGLLKLKGRPQWGTVVGGSRAYVEKITAPYAERARINAGAVSIRRDGAGVWVRDAQGNAERFDDVVIAAHADEALAMLEDPSAEERRLLGEFRYAKNRAVLHSDRTLMPRRQALWASWNYVGDNPEGGCVVSYWMNKLQEIDSKEQIFLTLNPQTMPRESTILYETEYDHPLFNAAAIRAQEQLWSLQGARNTWFCGAYFGAGFHEDGLQAGLAVAEQLGGLRRPWNVTEESGRIHLPAPMPGAIAA, from the coding sequence ATGGCTTTTTCCTCCAGTGGTGCAACGCGCCGGCAAAATATAGCCGTGATCGGCTCGGGCATAGCCGGAATGTCGGCGGCGTGGCTGCTGAGCCGGAAACACGAGGTAACTCTGTTCGAGAAGAACGATCGCCTCGGCGGGCATTCGAACACGGTGAATGTGAAAACGAGCCTTGGCGATACCCCGGTCGATGCCGGCTTTATCGTATTTAACGACCTCACCTACCCGAACCTCGTCGCATTGTTTGAAGAACTCGGCGTTGCAACGAAAACCTCCGATATGTCGTTCGGCGTTTCGCTGAACGGCGGGCAGATGGAATACTCCTCTGTAGGCGCTTCGGCATTCCTGTGCGGCGGACGCAATCTGTTCAGCCCGCGTTTCTGGTCGATGACGCTCGACTTGATGCGCTTCTACAAACAGGCGCCGCTGGAATTGCTGGCCACGCGCGAGAGCATGATCTCGCTCGGCGAATATCTAAAGCTCGGCGGCTATGGCGATGCGTTTCAACGCGATCACTTGCTGCCGCAAGCCGCCGCGATTTGGTCCGCCTCGCTGGCGGAAATCCATCACTATCCGGCCTGCGCGTTTGTGCGGTTCTTCGAGAACCACGGCTTGCTGAAGCTCAAGGGGCGGCCGCAATGGGGCACGGTCGTCGGCGGCAGCCGAGCTTACGTGGAGAAGATCACTGCACCTTATGCCGAACGTGCACGGATCAACGCCGGCGCCGTTTCGATTCGCCGCGATGGCGCGGGCGTCTGGGTGCGCGATGCGCAGGGTAACGCAGAGCGGTTCGACGATGTGGTGATCGCCGCGCATGCTGACGAAGCGCTGGCCATGCTGGAAGACCCAAGCGCCGAAGAGCGCCGCCTGCTCGGCGAATTCCGCTACGCGAAAAACCGCGCCGTACTGCATAGCGACCGCACGCTGATGCCGCGCCGCCAAGCGCTGTGGGCCAGCTGGAACTATGTCGGCGACAATCCGGAGGGCGGCTGTGTCGTTTCGTATTGGATGAACAAGCTGCAGGAGATCGACAGCAAGGAGCAGATCTTCCTCACGCTCAACCCGCAAACCATGCCGCGCGAAAGCACGATCCTCTACGAGACAGAATACGATCACCCGCTCTTCAACGCCGCCGCCATCCGCGCGCAGGAACAGCTCTGGTCCCTGCAAGGCGCGCGCAACACTTGGTTCTGCGGCGCTTACTTTGGCGCCGGATTTCACGAAGACGGCTTGCAAGCTGGCCTCGCTGTCGCCGAGC